The nucleotide window GAACGGTATTTTTTACTACAGCGAAAGCGGAAAATGGAAAAAGCCTTTTGCAGCGCACGATATAGGTACTTACCCTCTTGCAAACGGGCAGGTTTATGGAGAAGATATGCCGGTGGAAGAATCTGGTAATATGGTGATCCTTGCTGCAGCTATTGCAAAAGCGGAAGGTAATGCGGAATACGCTAAAAAACACTGGAGTACTTTGACTACCTGGACGGATTACCTGGTTAAAGATGGCTTTGATCCCGCAAACCAGTTATGCACCGACGATTTTGCCGGTCACCTGGCGCGTAATTCCAATCTCTCTTTAAAGGCTATCATGGCTATTGAGAGCTACGCGATGTTGGCTAAAATGTTAGGCAAGGAGGAAGTGTATAAGAAATATCATGATATCGCTACTGGCATGGTGCCTAAATGGATGGAACTGGCTGCAGATGGCGACCATTATACATTGGCATTTGAAAAGAAAGGTACCTGGAGCCAGAAATATAATGTGGTTTGGGATAAAGTTTTAAAGTTTAATATTTTCCCCGAAGAAGTGTTTCAGAAGGAAATGAAATTTTACCTGGCGCATCAAAACAAATATGGTTTGCCTCTGGATAGCCGCAAGACCTATACAAAAAGTGACTGGATTTTATGGACGGCCTGCCTTACCGGAAATGACAACGATTTTAAGGCCCTGGTAAAACCCGTCTATAAATATGCATTGGAGACGCCTACAAGAGTGCCATTAGGCGACTGGCATGAAACTACCGATGGCAAACAAGTGGGTTTCCAGGCAAGAAGTGTAATTGGCGGTTATTGGATGAAAGTGTTGGACATGAAATTGAACAGCAAGTAACCCTGACTTAGTATATATAAATTCTATTTTAATAAGCCGGTACAATAATACACAGTTTAGTATACTGCTTTAGGCAGGATCCCGGTTTAGTAACCGGGATCATTTTTTATTTAGAAAATGGGGAAAGTAGATATCTTTAGTGTCTTCCTTTTTAGTCATGATGACGTTTATAAATTTCACTATCTATGTTTTTGTTAAAAAGAGGTTTGATATTGTTGCTTTTGCTGGCGGAAATTCATTTATCTGCTCAGAATTTAGTTGCATACGTAAATACTTTACAAGGTACTAATTCCAGTTTCGAATTAACCAGGGGAAATACTTATCCCACTACAGCTTTACCTTTTGGCATGAATACCTGGACGCCTCAAACGGGTAAGAACGGGGATGGCTGGAAATATCAGTATACGAAAAAGAAAATACGCGGATTTCAACAGGCGCATCAATGCAGTTCCTGGTCCAATGACTACGCTGTTTTTTCTTTGATGCCTGTGGTGGATAATTTAAAAGTGAACGAGGATGAGCGGGCGTTAGCGTTCAGGCATGAAAACGAAATAGGGAAACCTCATTATTATAAAGTAAGGTTTGATAATAATATTACGACAGAAATGTCTCCTTCAGAAAGGGGGGCGCATCTGCGTTTCAGTTTCCCCGAAGGTAAAAAGGCCTACCTGGTATTAGATGGTTATACGGGCATAAGCGGTGTAGAAGTTTTCCCGGAGCAACAAATGATTACAGGTTTCGTAAATAACGGACATGGTTTTCAAAGAGGCTGGAAGAATCATTTTGTGCTTTACTTCGATCAACCTTTTACAGCCTACGGCACATGGGAAAACGAGAAGAATCAAATAGATGCGGGCAATAAAAAAGCGGAAGGAAGGGGAAGAGGCGCTTATATTGAATTCAAACCGGGTTCTAAAGTGCAGGTGAAAGTAGCGTCCTCTTATATCAGCATTGAACAGGCCAAATTGACATTAGAACATGAATTGGGTGGCGATAAAAACCTGGAGTCAACAAAAGCAAGAGCAGAAAGGGTATGGAATAATCACCTGAAAAGAATTTTGGTGGAAGGCGACTCCGAAGAAGATAAAGCCACTTTTTATTCCTGCTTTTTCAGGGCAAGTCTTTTCTCCCGGGCTTTTTATGAAATCGGCAAAAATGGTATGCCTTACTATTTCAGTCCTTATGACGGTAAAGTGCACGAAGGTTATATGTTTACCGATACGGGCTTTTGGGATACTTTCAGGGCACAGTTTCCTTTAAACATCCTGATGTACCCTACACAGCATGGGCGCTATATGCAGGCCTTGCTGAATGCGCAGGAACAATGTGGCTGGCTGCCTTCCTGGTCATTTCCTAATGAGCAGGGGAGTATGATCGGCAATCATGCTATTTCTTTACTGGCAGATGCGTGGGCTAAAGGCCTTCGTACCTTCGATCCGCAAAGGGCTTTGGACGCCTATCATCATGAGGCAAATAATAAAGGCCCCTGGGGACCCGCCAACGGCCGTGATGGCTTTAAAGATTATAACAGCATCGGCTATGTACCCTACCCCGAGGTAAGGGAAGCTACGGCGAAAACATTGGAATATGCTTACAACGATTTTTGCGGCTATGCCCTGGCCAAAGCGGTAAATAACAAAAAATACCAGGATGCTTTTGGGCAGAAGATGTTTAATTATAAAAATGTCTTTGACCCCGCTACATTATTCATGCGCGCTAAAGACCGGAAAGGAAACTGGGGTGATAATTTTGACCCGGTTGAATGGGGCGGCCCTTTTACCGAAGGTAATGCCTGGCATTGGGTTTGGTCGGTATTTCATGATATGAAGGGTTTGATAAACATGGTAGGCGGAGATGAAAAGTTTGCCGCAAAACTGGACTCCGTATTCACAGTTCCGAATACGG belongs to Niabella yanshanensis and includes:
- a CDS encoding GH92 family glycosyl hydrolase translates to MFLLKRGLILLLLLAEIHLSAQNLVAYVNTLQGTNSSFELTRGNTYPTTALPFGMNTWTPQTGKNGDGWKYQYTKKKIRGFQQAHQCSSWSNDYAVFSLMPVVDNLKVNEDERALAFRHENEIGKPHYYKVRFDNNITTEMSPSERGAHLRFSFPEGKKAYLVLDGYTGISGVEVFPEQQMITGFVNNGHGFQRGWKNHFVLYFDQPFTAYGTWENEKNQIDAGNKKAEGRGRGAYIEFKPGSKVQVKVASSYISIEQAKLTLEHELGGDKNLESTKARAERVWNNHLKRILVEGDSEEDKATFYSCFFRASLFSRAFYEIGKNGMPYYFSPYDGKVHEGYMFTDTGFWDTFRAQFPLNILMYPTQHGRYMQALLNAQEQCGWLPSWSFPNEQGSMIGNHAISLLADAWAKGLRTFDPQRALDAYHHEANNKGPWGPANGRDGFKDYNSIGYVPYPEVREATAKTLEYAYNDFCGYALAKAVNNKKYQDAFGQKMFNYKNVFDPATLFMRAKDRKGNWGDNFDPVEWGGPFTEGNAWHWVWSVFHDMKGLINMVGGDEKFAAKLDSVFTVPNTVKVGTYGFMIHEMTEMVMANMGQYAHGNQPIQHMPYLYNYARQPWKSQQRTREVMSKLYNATENGYPGDEDQGQTSSWYVLSALGFYSVCPGTDQYVLGSPMFKKITISLENGKKFVINAKGNSSQNVYITDARLNNKRYTKNYLSYGDIMKGGEFNLQMSATPNYKRGVGDADLPFSVSR